Proteins found in one Wenzhouxiangella sp. XN201 genomic segment:
- a CDS encoding efflux RND transporter periplasmic adaptor subunit has translation MSTETPAVRKDDDNRRLRITLLICAALVLGAAILLYLIFSTEPTARRDGAVRQTASLVDVVQGEYGTFRPTIEAMGTVRPAREISLSARVEGEVVSLGDGFEPGGFVDAGELLVAIDEADYRIAVEQRGSALEQAIAELEIERGQQQAARADYESFNRELPPERRALVLREPQLRSAEANVESARADLRQAELDLERATVEAPFAAHVLDRAVNVGSQVSPGSELARLVGRDTYWIEATVPVTRLAWLTIPDGESPGSRVAVRNRSAWPEGVSRQGEVFRMIGELEGDTRLARILVAVDDPLARAADAGTPRLMLGEYVQCLIEGREITDVVRIEREYIRADQTIWLMADGRLVIQPVSIVFQDATYAYIDEGLSENDRVVTTRLATVREGLRLRVEGDEDATGGDVGP, from the coding sequence CTCATCTTCAGTACGGAACCGACCGCGCGCCGCGACGGCGCCGTGCGCCAGACCGCCTCACTGGTCGATGTGGTGCAGGGTGAGTACGGCACGTTCAGGCCCACCATCGAGGCCATGGGCACGGTGCGACCGGCGCGGGAGATTTCACTGAGCGCGCGGGTCGAGGGCGAAGTGGTCTCCCTGGGAGATGGCTTCGAGCCCGGCGGTTTCGTCGATGCCGGTGAGTTGCTGGTGGCGATCGACGAGGCCGACTATCGGATCGCCGTCGAGCAGCGCGGCAGCGCGCTCGAGCAGGCGATTGCCGAACTCGAGATCGAACGCGGCCAGCAACAAGCTGCACGTGCCGACTACGAATCCTTCAATCGCGAACTGCCGCCGGAGCGCCGCGCGCTGGTGCTGCGCGAGCCGCAGTTGCGCTCGGCCGAGGCGAACGTCGAATCGGCCCGTGCCGATCTGCGGCAGGCCGAACTCGACCTGGAACGCGCCACCGTCGAGGCACCGTTTGCGGCCCATGTTCTCGACCGGGCGGTCAATGTCGGTTCGCAGGTCTCCCCGGGTAGCGAATTGGCCCGCCTGGTCGGCCGGGACACCTACTGGATCGAGGCGACTGTTCCGGTCACACGCCTGGCCTGGCTGACGATTCCCGATGGCGAATCGCCGGGATCGCGCGTGGCCGTCCGCAATCGCAGTGCCTGGCCCGAGGGCGTGAGCCGCCAGGGCGAGGTGTTTCGCATGATCGGCGAGCTCGAGGGCGATACCCGCCTGGCGCGGATTCTGGTTGCCGTCGACGATCCCCTGGCGCGCGCGGCCGATGCGGGAACGCCCCGCCTGATGCTGGGCGAATACGTTCAGTGCCTGATCGAGGGCCGCGAAATCACCGACGTCGTGCGCATCGAACGCGAATACATCCGCGCCGACCAGACCATCTGGCTGATGGCCGACGGGCGGCTGGTGATCCAGCCGGTATCGATCGTCTTCCAGGATGCGACTTATGCCTACATCGACGAGGGCTTAAGCGAAAACGACCGCGTCGTGACCACGCGCCTGGCAACTGTGCGCGAGGGCCTGAGGCTGCGGGTCGAGGGCGATGAGGACGCCACCGGCGGAGATGTCGGCCCATGA